From Oryza sativa Japonica Group chromosome 4, ASM3414082v1, one genomic window encodes:
- the LOC4336108 gene encoding heavy metal-associated isoprenylated plant protein 41, which produces MRKEIVIRLQSSEKGHKKAIKVAAAVSGVESVTLAGEDKNLLLVIGFGVDSNDLTEKLRRKVGHAEVVELRTVDADELMRVAAANQYPYRYYPGAPPPAPYYGNGGYPPPHQRGGGGGGSGGGYYTPMTMATGGYYGGGGGGYPQYGQSSSYPQYGQSSSYYPPAAAATTNTHTVVHHQYANNDPDSCAIM; this is translated from the exons ATGAGG AAGGAAATTGTCATCAGGCTGCAGAGCTCTGAGAAGGGCCACAAGAAAGCTATCAAGGTTGCTGCTGCAGTCTCCG GTGTGGAATCCGTgacgctcgccggcgaggacAAGAACCTGCTGCTGGTGATCGGCTTCGGGGTGGACTCCAACGACCTCACCGAGAAGCTGCGGAGGAAGGTCGGCCACGCCGAGGTGGTGGAGCTGCGcaccgtcgacgccgacgagctcatgcgcgtcgccgccgccaaccagTACCCGTACCGCTACTACCCCGGCGCGCCGCCCCCGGCCCCGTACTACGGCAACGGCGGGTACCCTCCTCCtcaccagcgcggcggcggcggcggcggcagcggcggtggctacTACACGCCGATGACGATGGCCACGGGTGGctactacggcggcggcggcggcgggtaccCGCAGTACGGGCAGTCGTCGTCGTACCCGCAGTACGGGCAGTCGTCGTCGTACtacccgccggcggcggcggcgacgacgaacaCGCACACCGTCGTGCACCACCAGTACGCCAACAACGACCCGGACAGCTGCGCCATCATGTAG